The segment AGTGAGCAAGGTTTGCGTCGATTCAGGCAGACATAGTTATGGAAACGAACCACAGACCATTCAGACCACCGCACTCCTGGCAATCCTGGCACTGGTGCTATTTCTATTACTGGGAATCATCATCGGCATTTACTTGATGCTGTTACAAGGTGAGAATGTAAAATTGCTCAACTATGAACAGCCCAAAATTTAACCGAGGTGCTCTCCGCAGTTCCACGTCCCTGGCCAGTGTCCCATCCGTTCTTTTTGGTTGAGCGGCCTGTGTGGTGGTCTCATTCCGCTACGCTGGAGGCATCTCCATTGAACAAAACAGCCGTCCAGAACCTGATAATAATGCACACAAACAGCGAAGCTTGTCACGATCAGATCGCGTGTAGTCAAATTGCGCGCGACGTTCAGAACGATGCATGGACCCACCGAGCAACGCACATTCCATATAACTTTCTAATCGGTGGTGATGGAAAAACCTACGAAGCACGTGGTTGGAGAGGACAGCATGGTTTCGCGGAGCTTCCCGGCAGGAACGACACTATTGTAGTTGGCATTATTGGTAGGCAACAATTGTTACCTCGTAATGATTCCGGTAAATGGTACTGATGTttcattttatgctttttaggTACATACAATCGAAAGCGTCCA is part of the Sabethes cyaneus chromosome 2, idSabCyanKW18_F2, whole genome shotgun sequence genome and harbors:
- the LOC128734486 gene encoding peptidoglycan-recognition protein 1-like isoform X1, whose protein sequence is MLIFFNSRLVLSVERYYEEKLPIYSDELLARDTNRMELLVDQCYNKCHNFVLAFTARSAAVSSSNRLKNPVSRSHSSIYDVEIGERTPLLVSKVCVDSGRHSYGNEPQTIQTTALLAILALVLFLLLGIIIGIYLMLLQVPRPWPVSHPFFLVERPVWWSHSATLEASPLNKTAVQNLIIMHTNSEACHDQIACSQIARDVQNDAWTHRATHIPYNFLIGGDGKTYEARGWRGQHGFAELPGRNDTIVVGIIGTYNRKRPDDILFAETKALITESIRRFSLSPAYRMYGVVNSTAPENNAGALYAELKRWNHWRGFVTV
- the LOC128734486 gene encoding peptidoglycan-recognition protein SD-like isoform X2, translated to MFCSARSAAVSSSNRLKNPVSRSHSSIYDVEIGERTPLLVSKVCVDSGRHSYGNEPQTIQTTALLAILALVLFLLLGIIIGIYLMLLQVPRPWPVSHPFFLVERPVWWSHSATLEASPLNKTAVQNLIIMHTNSEACHDQIACSQIARDVQNDAWTHRATHIPYNFLIGGDGKTYEARGWRGQHGFAELPGRNDTIVVGIIGTYNRKRPDDILFAETKALITESIRRFSLSPAYRMYGVVNSTAPENNAGALYAELKRWNHWRGFVTV